One Acetobacterium sp. KB-1 DNA segment encodes these proteins:
- the thiC gene encoding phosphomethylpyrimidine synthase ThiC, whose translation MTILKKAQAGEITAEMIYVAQKEGLDPENIRQGVAVGEIVILKSSRPNINPVAVGKGLFTKVSASVGMYEIDDTIDGEMAKIKQAVKAEADTLMDLSVRGPIDEMREKVLSTVDRPVGTLPLYQTLAMAQEKYGSALDMTADDMFAMMEKHASEGVSFLALHCGTTMDVINRAKEEGRIDPLVSYGGSHLIGWMVHNHCENPFFTQYDRVLEICKKYDVVLSFADGMRPGCIADSLDGAQVHELVILGGLVKKARAAGVQVMVKGPGHVPLDQIQTTVKLQKQLCGGAPYFVFGCLPTDSGAGMDHVTGAIGGAIAAYYGADFLCYVTPAEHIGMPNADDVYMGVMASRIAAHAGDVGKGHPAAIAWDLEMSHARRELNWGRQMELAIDTETATKVWKDRSTDFESECSMCGDFCAMKIVGKYLRDENQEARN comes from the coding sequence ATGACAATTCTTAAAAAAGCACAAGCCGGTGAGATCACCGCAGAAATGATTTATGTGGCGCAAAAAGAAGGGCTCGATCCCGAAAACATTCGCCAGGGGGTAGCCGTCGGTGAAATCGTCATTCTAAAGAGTTCCCGGCCAAATATCAACCCGGTGGCGGTGGGCAAGGGTCTGTTTACCAAGGTTTCCGCCAGCGTTGGGATGTATGAAATAGATGACACCATCGATGGTGAAATGGCTAAAATCAAACAGGCCGTAAAAGCCGAAGCGGATACGCTGATGGATTTAAGTGTTCGGGGTCCGATTGATGAAATGCGTGAAAAAGTCTTATCCACGGTGGACCGGCCGGTCGGTACCCTACCCCTTTATCAGACCCTGGCTATGGCTCAGGAAAAATATGGCAGTGCTTTAGATATGACCGCGGATGACATGTTCGCGATGATGGAAAAGCATGCCTCCGAAGGCGTCAGCTTTTTAGCCCTGCACTGCGGCACCACCATGGACGTGATCAACCGCGCCAAAGAAGAAGGCCGGATTGATCCACTGGTTAGTTATGGGGGTTCCCATCTGATTGGCTGGATGGTTCACAACCACTGTGAAAATCCCTTTTTTACCCAATATGACCGGGTCCTGGAAATCTGTAAAAAGTATGATGTCGTGCTGAGCTTTGCCGACGGCATGCGCCCCGGCTGTATTGCCGATTCCCTGGACGGCGCCCAGGTTCATGAATTGGTGATCCTCGGCGGTCTGGTTAAAAAGGCCCGGGCGGCCGGGGTTCAAGTGATGGTCAAAGGACCGGGCCATGTGCCCCTGGATCAGATCCAGACCACTGTAAAGTTACAAAAACAACTATGCGGCGGCGCTCCCTACTTTGTCTTCGGCTGTCTGCCCACCGATTCCGGGGCTGGTATGGATCATGTCACTGGCGCCATCGGCGGCGCAATCGCCGCCTATTACGGTGCCGACTTCCTCTGTTACGTCACCCCGGCCGAACATATCGGCATGCCAAATGCCGATGATGTCTATATGGGCGTGATGGCCAGCCGCATCGCCGCCCATGCTGGTGATGTTGGCAAAGGCCATCCGGCAGCGATTGCCTGGGATCTGGAAATGTCCCATGCCCGCCGGGAACTTAATTGGGGCCGGCAGATGGAACTGGCCATCGATACTGAAACCGCCACGAAGGTCTGGAAGGATCGCAGCACCGACTTCGAATCCGAATGCAGCATGTGCGGCGACTTCTGTGCCATGAAAATTGTCGGCAAGTATTTACGAGACGAAAACCAGGAAGCGAGGAACTAA
- a CDS encoding NfeD family protein encodes MNIILVWLVLFVVFLVVELVTAGALVSIWFCVGSLVAMAVAYLGAPFWVQMTLFFLVSVGLLLGTKPFLKKHMDPKTITTNADRILKEQGIVEEEINNLKGQGAIKVDGKSWTARNVDDDTVIPVGAKVTVVGIEGVKAMVKLVEEEIK; translated from the coding sequence ATGAATATCATTCTTGTCTGGTTGGTTTTATTTGTCGTTTTTCTGGTGGTTGAATTGGTTACTGCTGGCGCACTGGTTTCCATCTGGTTTTGTGTTGGTTCTCTGGTGGCAATGGCCGTCGCTTATTTAGGCGCACCATTTTGGGTACAGATGACGCTGTTCTTTCTGGTTTCTGTTGGATTATTATTGGGAACAAAACCTTTTTTGAAAAAACACATGGATCCCAAAACGATAACAACCAATGCTGATCGCATTCTCAAAGAACAGGGGATTGTTGAGGAAGAAATCAATAATCTTAAGGGACAGGGCGCCATCAAGGTTGATGGTAAGTCTTGGACTGCCAGAAATGTCGACGACGATACAGTCATTCCTGTTGGTGCAAAAGTGACTGTGGTAGGAATCGAAGGGGTTAAAGCCATGGTTAAATTGGTAGAAGAAGAAATAAAATAA
- a CDS encoding SPFH domain-containing protein codes for MIGLIILGVLFIIFVVVIIVNAKIVPQANAYVVERLGAYHATWETGFHIAIPIFDRISKRISLKERVADFPPQPVITKDNVTMQIDTVIYLQVTDPKFYMYGVDNPMKAIENLTATTLRNIIGDMELDATLTSRDVINTKMRVILDEATDPWGIKINRVELKNIMPPEAIQNAMERQMKAERERREKILQAEGEKASAILVAEGEKSAAILQAEGLKAAAILSAEADREAQIRRAEGEAEAIVKVQEAVANGVKMLNDANPIQSVIALKSLSTFEKVADGKATKIIIPSEIQGLAGLATSLSEIMTDQSKVSQ; via the coding sequence ATGATTGGATTAATTATTTTAGGCGTTTTATTTATCATTTTTGTTGTTGTAATTATTGTGAATGCGAAGATCGTTCCCCAGGCTAATGCCTATGTGGTGGAACGATTGGGCGCTTATCATGCCACCTGGGAGACCGGTTTTCATATCGCAATTCCGATTTTTGACCGGATTTCAAAAAGAATCAGTTTAAAAGAACGGGTCGCGGATTTCCCGCCCCAACCGGTTATTACCAAGGATAATGTTACGATGCAGATTGACACGGTAATTTATTTACAGGTTACCGATCCTAAATTCTATATGTATGGGGTGGACAATCCCATGAAAGCCATTGAAAATCTAACCGCCACCACTTTGCGTAACATCATTGGTGATATGGAGCTCGATGCAACACTGACATCCCGGGACGTGATTAATACCAAAATGCGGGTAATTCTCGATGAAGCCACCGATCCCTGGGGGATTAAAATCAACCGGGTAGAACTTAAAAACATCATGCCACCAGAAGCGATCCAGAATGCGATGGAACGGCAGATGAAGGCAGAGCGGGAACGTCGGGAAAAAATCCTCCAGGCAGAAGGCGAAAAAGCCAGTGCCATTCTGGTCGCTGAAGGCGAAAAATCAGCGGCAATTTTACAAGCGGAAGGCTTAAAAGCGGCTGCTATTCTTAGTGCCGAAGCGGATCGGGAAGCTCAGATCAGACGGGCAGAAGGTGAAGCAGAAGCCATTGTCAAGGTTCAGGAAGCGGTTGCCAATGGGGTCAAGATGTTAAATGATGCCAATCCGATTCAGTCAGTTATTGCCCTTAAGAGTTTATCTACCTTTGAAAAGGTAGCTGATGGCAAAGCCACTAAGATTATTATTCCCTCTGAAATTCAGGGCTTGGCGGGTCTGGCAACATCCCTTAGTGAAATCATGACAGATCAGAGCAAGGTCAGTCAGTAA
- a CDS encoding ABC transporter ATP-binding protein: MSNTQLIKRFIPYYQKYKWILLLDLFCATLTTVCDLVLPLIVRFITNTAINDLASLTVETILKLGLVYLVLRLIDGVANYFMADVGHVMGARIETDMRRDLFSHLQKLSFSFYSDTKIGQLMSRITTDLFDVTEFAHHCPEEFFIAGLKIGVSFAILGSVNIWLTVIIFAALPIMLLTTTYFRNRMRIAFKRSRVQTGEINAQVEDNLLGIRVVKSFANENIEEIKFETGNSKFLEIKKQTYRYMAGFQTTTRLFDGLMYLLVVVFGGIFMINGAINPGDYVAYLMYVTTLLTSIRRIVEFAEQFQRGMTGFERFIEILDEPTEYENQSNEVELKNVVGDIVFEDVSFQYNDGGDAVLSHIDVAVKAGENIAIVGPSGSGKTTMCHLIPRFYNVSSGRILIDGQDIQSLTLHSLRTQVGVVQQDVYLFSGTVYENISYGRSDATRESVIQAAKHAGADAFIKKLPKGYDTNIGERGIKLSGGQKQRLSIARVFLKNPPILILDEATSALDNESERIVQESLKELTRGRTTFTIAHRLTTIKNADSILVLTEDGIVEKGSHEELLQEEGVYYDLYQMYRELDELNEEF; this comes from the coding sequence ATCAGTAACACACAACTTATCAAACGTTTCATACCTTATTATCAAAAATACAAATGGATTCTGTTGTTGGATCTGTTTTGCGCTACCTTGACAACGGTATGCGATCTGGTTTTGCCCCTGATCGTACGGTTTATCACCAATACCGCCATCAATGATCTGGCCAGTCTGACGGTGGAAACAATCTTAAAACTGGGGCTGGTATATTTGGTACTGCGGCTTATCGATGGAGTGGCTAACTACTTTATGGCCGATGTGGGCCATGTCATGGGCGCCCGAATCGAAACGGATATGCGCCGGGATCTCTTTTCACATCTCCAGAAGTTGTCGTTTTCTTTTTATAGCGACACCAAAATCGGTCAGTTGATGTCGCGGATCACCACTGATCTTTTTGATGTGACGGAATTTGCCCATCATTGTCCCGAGGAGTTTTTTATTGCCGGTTTAAAAATTGGCGTTTCATTTGCCATTCTTGGCTCAGTTAATATCTGGTTGACAGTGATTATTTTTGCCGCCCTGCCGATCATGCTTTTAACGACCACCTATTTCAGGAATCGGATGCGGATTGCCTTTAAACGGTCGCGGGTTCAAACGGGTGAAATAAACGCTCAGGTGGAAGATAATCTTTTGGGAATCCGAGTTGTGAAATCTTTTGCCAACGAAAATATTGAAGAGATTAAGTTTGAGACAGGAAATAGTAAATTTCTTGAAATAAAAAAACAAACCTACCGTTATATGGCCGGTTTTCAGACCACCACCCGGCTCTTTGACGGACTGATGTATTTATTGGTGGTGGTTTTCGGAGGAATCTTTATGATCAATGGTGCCATTAATCCCGGCGATTATGTCGCCTATCTGATGTATGTCACCACCTTACTAACCTCCATCCGCCGGATTGTTGAATTCGCAGAACAGTTTCAGCGGGGAATGACCGGGTTTGAGCGGTTTATCGAAATTCTGGACGAACCTACCGAATATGAAAATCAGTCCAATGAAGTGGAACTGAAAAATGTTGTGGGCGATATTGTTTTTGAAGATGTGAGCTTTCAATACAACGATGGCGGCGATGCGGTACTTTCCCATATTGATGTAGCGGTTAAAGCTGGTGAAAACATTGCCATTGTGGGACCTTCGGGCAGTGGCAAAACGACCATGTGCCATCTGATTCCCCGATTTTATAATGTCAGCTCCGGCCGAATTCTGATCGACGGTCAGGATATTCAAAGCCTGACCCTGCATTCCTTACGCACCCAGGTGGGGGTTGTCCAGCAGGATGTTTATCTTTTTTCGGGAACCGTTTATGAAAATATCAGTTATGGTCGCTCGGATGCCACCCGGGAAAGCGTGATTCAGGCGGCTAAACATGCCGGCGCCGATGCGTTTATAAAAAAGCTCCCCAAGGGTTATGATACCAATATCGGGGAGCGGGGAATTAAGCTTTCCGGTGGCCAGAAACAGCGGCTCAGTATTGCCCGGGTATTTTTGAAAAACCCGCCGATTCTGATTTTGGATGAGGCCACCTCGGCGCTGGATAATGAAAGCGAACGGATTGTTCAGGAATCTTTAAAAGAGCTGACCCGGGGCCGAACCACCTTTACGATTGCCCATCGGCTGACCACCATTAAAAATGCGGATTCGATTTTAGTCCTCACCGAAGATGGGATTGTTGAAAAAGGTTCCCATGAGGAACTGCTCCAGGAAGAAGGTGTCTACTATGACCTCTACCAGATGTACCGGGAGCTGGATGAATTAAACGAAGAGTTTTAG
- the larE gene encoding ATP-dependent sacrificial sulfur transferase LarE, with protein MNKPLSPVLAEKLATLKENLSRFPKVSIAFSGGVDSTLLLQVAVDVLGNAVLPITVNGAMLPSSEFTESQALAKAIGAVPLVIEADVFSLENFVKNPADRCYHCKKFIFTQIKDAAQARGFEVLLDGSNWDDMKDYRPGIKALGELGVFSPLKESGLTKQDIRDLSTYYNLPTATKPAMACLATRIPTNTPITPEALAAIEAGEDFLKSLGLSQYRLRLLGDTAKIECDPDDFVVIIKNRLSLIDTLKKLGLKTITLDLAGYNCGNMNG; from the coding sequence ATGAATAAACCATTATCCCCAGTTCTTGCTGAAAAACTGGCGACCCTGAAAGAAAATCTTTCCCGCTTCCCCAAGGTCAGCATTGCCTTTTCTGGCGGTGTAGACAGCACGCTATTGCTACAGGTAGCGGTTGACGTACTGGGGAACGCTGTTTTACCCATCACAGTCAATGGTGCCATGCTACCCAGTTCCGAATTTACCGAGTCCCAGGCTTTGGCAAAGGCCATCGGAGCGGTGCCACTGGTGATTGAAGCAGATGTTTTTTCGCTGGAAAATTTTGTCAAAAATCCGGCTGACCGCTGTTACCATTGCAAGAAATTTATTTTTACCCAAATCAAAGATGCCGCCCAGGCTAGAGGCTTTGAAGTCCTCCTGGACGGCTCTAATTGGGACGATATGAAGGATTACCGGCCGGGCATTAAAGCCCTGGGAGAACTGGGTGTCTTTAGCCCTTTAAAAGAATCCGGCCTGACCAAACAGGATATCCGGGATCTGTCAACCTACTACAATCTCCCTACCGCCACCAAACCGGCTATGGCTTGCCTGGCCACCCGAATCCCCACTAATACACCGATCACACCGGAAGCCCTTGCGGCCATTGAAGCTGGGGAAGATTTTCTCAAATCCCTCGGTTTAAGCCAATATCGGCTGCGGCTTTTGGGTGATACAGCAAAAATTGAGTGTGACCCCGACGATTTTGTTGTCATCATCAAAAACCGTCTGTCCCTAATCGACACCCTAAAAAAACTGGGCCTCAAAACCATCACCCTGGATCTGGCCGGCTACAACTGCGGTAATATGAACGGTTGA
- a CDS encoding glycoside hydrolase family 25 protein produces the protein MTKRKALSLVVGIGVLIIIILIIYGVTNTLNHTKRADHLVKGVDLSAYQGEIDWELLAAQNIDFAFIKATEGDDFVDSKFKTNWEESQKTQLKVGAYHFLNYDTTGKVQARNFIENVPASNKNLPPVIDLELYGIYEDNALPKEQVKVILDELIKELEDYYEVKPILYTTQRIFKMYIGTDYKDYPIWIVDLDNSWPETLPNGEEFTFWQYSHRGMMDGYDGDETFIDMNLYNGTYAEFIKEFF, from the coding sequence ATGACCAAAAGAAAAGCACTCTCATTGGTAGTCGGAATCGGGGTGTTAATCATCATCATTTTGATCATTTATGGCGTCACCAATACATTAAATCATACCAAAAGAGCGGATCATCTGGTTAAAGGGGTGGATTTATCGGCCTATCAGGGGGAGATCGACTGGGAACTGCTGGCTGCTCAGAATATTGATTTTGCTTTTATCAAGGCGACTGAAGGGGATGATTTTGTCGATTCTAAGTTTAAGACGAATTGGGAAGAGAGTCAGAAAACCCAACTCAAGGTCGGGGCCTATCATTTCTTGAATTATGACACCACTGGCAAAGTTCAGGCCAGAAATTTTATTGAGAATGTACCGGCTTCAAATAAAAACCTGCCACCGGTGATCGATTTGGAGCTATATGGGATCTATGAAGATAATGCCTTGCCTAAAGAGCAGGTTAAAGTCATTCTCGATGAACTAATAAAAGAACTGGAAGATTATTACGAGGTTAAGCCGATTCTCTACACCACCCAGCGGATTTTTAAAATGTATATCGGGACCGACTATAAAGACTATCCGATCTGGATTGTCGATTTGGATAATAGCTGGCCGGAAACGCTGCCAAACGGCGAAGAATTTACCTTCTGGCAATATAGCCATCGGGGTATGATGGACGGTTACGACGGGGATGAAACCTTCATTGACATGAATTTATATAATGGTACCTACGCAGAATTTATTAAAGAATTCTTTTAA
- a CDS encoding desulfoferrodoxin family protein, with protein sequence MCKEPKFFVCKHCGNFVSMIHESGVEMICCGDPMTEVVANTTDAAQEKHVPVITVSGNTVTVDIGSVPHPMTPEHHIAWIFLETKEGRQRKCLAETGTPKAEFALTPGDKVVAAYEYCNLHGLWKASL encoded by the coding sequence ATGTGTAAAGAACCAAAATTTTTTGTCTGTAAACATTGTGGTAATTTTGTGAGTATGATTCATGAATCAGGTGTAGAAATGATCTGTTGTGGCGATCCCATGACTGAAGTTGTTGCTAATACGACGGATGCCGCCCAAGAAAAACATGTTCCAGTCATTACTGTAAGCGGTAATACTGTGACTGTCGATATCGGAAGCGTTCCTCATCCAATGACTCCCGAACACCATATCGCCTGGATCTTTCTTGAAACAAAAGAAGGCCGCCAACGAAAATGTCTGGCCGAAACAGGCACTCCAAAAGCTGAATTTGCATTAACCCCAGGGGATAAGGTTGTTGCGGCTTATGAATATTGTAACCTTCATGGTTTATGGAAAGCAAGTCTATAA
- a CDS encoding NUDIX hydrolase yields MEKQWLVWARELQSISQSGLTYCKNDYDLVRYREIEKLSQEIIEKHTEVSHEVIKDYYVREEGYLTPKVDVRGGVIVENKILLVREKVDGRWSLPGGWADVNRTPQENVIKEAFEEAGVLVKPTRLVGLLDRSKWVQDTCPYTIYKILMLCELLDGDFKCNAETIESGFFAMDQLPPLSLGRTTEAQLALFFKAHQNTEYYPVYD; encoded by the coding sequence ATGGAAAAACAATGGCTTGTATGGGCAAGAGAATTGCAATCAATCTCTCAATCAGGATTGACCTACTGCAAAAATGATTATGATCTGGTTCGTTATCGTGAGATCGAAAAGCTGTCTCAAGAAATCATCGAAAAACACACCGAGGTTTCCCATGAGGTGATCAAAGATTACTACGTTCGCGAAGAAGGGTATCTGACCCCCAAAGTGGATGTCCGCGGTGGGGTTATCGTGGAAAATAAAATTTTGCTGGTCCGGGAGAAGGTTGATGGTCGCTGGTCCCTGCCGGGGGGCTGGGCCGATGTCAATCGGACACCTCAGGAAAATGTCATTAAAGAAGCCTTTGAAGAAGCTGGTGTGCTGGTTAAACCAACCCGACTGGTGGGTTTGCTGGATCGCAGTAAGTGGGTCCAGGACACCTGTCCCTATACCATTTATAAGATCCTGATGCTTTGTGAATTACTGGATGGTGATTTTAAATGCAATGCTGAAACAATCGAGAGTGGCTTCTTTGCCATGGACCAGTTGCCGCCGTTGTCCCTGGGTCGAACCACCGAAGCGCAGCTGGCTCTCTTTTTTAAAGCGCACCAAAACACGGAATACTATCCAGTATATGATTAG